The Osmerus eperlanus chromosome 15, fOsmEpe2.1, whole genome shotgun sequence genome includes a window with the following:
- the zgc:112982 gene encoding BCLAF1 and THRAP3 family member 3 isoform X1, translated as MSRPKSPQYLHRTSPRRREGRGGRSQRFPWDDPDFDSQRVQVNLERVPWKEIPEDRRERFTEDIHPEARRRPPLSPDHHRPGHPPNLRLKEYHRRTLSPSHELGYAQCRRLSPKHKLDHEEGDGRGRDGFREDYGRFEGRDPSSHSPQRIPRERLPSVAMSHSHHPCDLKRDPSMGWRREDQIRGQGRSRERSPRESFHDQGRSQGRDRGGVEMHVPFEDRRREDLPREKSPHSDRYVRDSEFRERPRLLDRPLEGFEGGPGDHWGTQGSFVREPCPLIVEHDHGKMTSGGPPRREPAEDQRNRGPGRYRGSDRNIDYGREDPQHRVGSSQERFRKSNVSEEGRGHPVHEARRSPINPVARRSPINPVARRSPIRHNERRSPIRHNERRSPIRHNERRSPIRHNERRSPINHDGIRNPVYPESSSPMGVQLGRNGPMGQRDRGSQGHRGRGSLAQRGRGNLSRGGRMETGPSRNQPHPQTFPRGRSHSPQEHQRPGFRSRDPSWDVNPREEESDWVQKPPKVPRLEPGRPRGAGRPPLEGRMGPGLSRERDLNPRWNAHKKVGDARVLRPDAVEEETLTIKVDMNRTMGQNSKLCYSSDRQLSLDLVNVGRQRLDFLPMMEHSGTYRENSMHSGTFAQEIITLVHKVKEHYFRGDCVTLNERFSVPQKGGLRAEAKVEVEPERPTLNRRFNMNMNKMDPDVEPLFDAGHMQPAPRQRVVSDPGDLRHDLERRRQERLEGVKVTIPGGGLSQRPLGPSSELNEPDEGMDLEEEDEGFSGWRGDAGQGNRWDGHMLRDHQRKGGPLRPNTGPQRRNNRPPHRNRPGPMRRQNRNVDGVNW; from the exons ATGTCAAGACCAAAATCGCCTCAATATCTTCacag AACGAGCCCCAGAAGACGTGAAGGCAGAGGAGGCCGTTCTCAGCGGTTTCCATGGGACGACCCTGACTTTGACTCCCAGAGGGTTCAGGTTAACCTCGAAAGGGTCCCCTGGAAGGAAATTCCAGAGGACCGAAGAGAGCGCTTCACGGAGGACATCCACCCTGAGGCCCGGAGAAGACCGCCTCTTTCCCCAGACCACCACCGGCCTGGGCATCCTCCTAACCTCCGTCTGAAGGAGTACCATCGCAGGACCCTCTCACCGTCTCACGAGCTGGGCTACGCCCAATGCAGGAGGCTCTCTCCTAAACACAAGCTCGACCACGAGGAAGGAGATGGTCGAGGAAGAGACGGATTCAGAGAAGACTACGGAAGGTTTGAAGGAAGGGATCCAAGTTCTCACTCTCCTCAGCGTATTCCCAGGGAGAGGTTGCCTTCTGTGGCCATGTCGCACTCGCACCATCCCTGTGACCTCAAGAGAGACCCGAGCATgggttggaggagagaggaccagaTCAGAGGGCAAGGGAGATCCAGGGAACGGAGCCCGAGGGAGAGTTTTCATGACCAAGGAAGAAGtcaggggagggacaggggaggggtagAAATGCATGTTCCATTTGAAGACAGGCGGAGAGAGGATCTGCCAAGAGAGAAGAGCCCACACTCAGACAG GTACGTGAGGGACTCAGAGTTTAGAGAGCGGCCCCGCTTGCTGGATCGGCCTTTAGAGGGTTTTGAAGGAGGCCCAGGGGACCACTGGGGCACCCAAGGAAGCTTTGTCAGGGAGCCATGCCCCCTTATTGTGGAACATGATCATGGCAAGATGACCAGTGGAGGTCCACCACGAAGGGAACCAGCAGAGGATCAGAGAAACCGAGGCCCAGGCCGTTACCGAGGCTCCGACAGGAACATTGACTATGGTCGAGAGGACCCGCAGCATCGGGTCGGATCATCGCAGGAGAGATTCAGAAAGTCCAATGTTAGTGAAGAGGGCAGAGGTCACCCCGTTCATGAGGCCAGGAGAAGCCCGATTAATCCCGTTGCCAGGAGAAGCCCGATTAATCCCGTTGCCAGGAGAAGCCCGATTCGTCACAATGAAAGGAGAAGCCCGATTCGTCACAATGAAAGGAGAAGCCCGATTCGTCACAATGAAAGGAGAAGCCCGATTCGTCACAATGAAAGGAGAAGCCCGATTAATCATGATGGCATAAGAAACCCTGTCTACCCTGAAAGTAGTAGCCCTATGGGTGTCCAACTTGGCAGAAATGGTCCAATGGGACAGCGGGACAGAGGTAGCCAAGGACACAGGGGCCGGGGAAGTCTGGctcagaggggcagagggaacCTTTCACGGGGTGGAAGGATGGAAACGGGCCCCTCTAGGAACCAGCCCCACCCACAAACGTTCCCTCGTGGGCGATCACATTCCCCTCAGGAGCACCAAAGACCGGGTTTTCGATCCAGAGATCCATCCTGGGACGTCAATCCCAGAGAGGAGGAATCTGATTGGGTGCAGAAACCCCCAAAAGTACCTAGGTTGGAGCCAGGCAGGCCTAGAGGAGCAGGCCGGCCACCACTAGAAGGCAGGATGGGTCCTGGATTGTCAAGAGAGAGGGACCTCAACCCACGTTGGAATGCACACAAAAAAGTCGGCGATGCTAGAGTCCTCAGACCGGATGCCGTAGAGGAGGAAACGCTCACCATCAAAGTGGACATGAACCGAACCATGGGCCAGAACAG CAAACTGTGCTActcctcagacagacagctgtctCTGGACCTGGTCAACGTCGGCCGCCAGAGACTCGACTTCCTGCCCATGATGGAACATTCTGGAACATACCGAGAGAACTCCATGCACTCTGGAACCTTTGCCCAGGAGATCATCACACTTGTGCACAAAGTTAAGG AACACTATTTTAGAGGAGATTGTGTAACCCTCAATGAGCGCTTCTCCGTGCCCCAAAAGGGTGGTTTACGTGCAGAAGCGAAAGTTGAGGTTGAGCCAGAGAGGCCCACGCTGAACAG GCGTTTCAACATGAACATGAACAAGATGGACCCTGACGTTGAGCCTCTCTTCGACGCGGGCCACATGCAG ccCGCTCCGAGGCAGCGTGTGGTGAGTGACCCTGGGGACCTGAGGCAcgacctggagaggaggagacaggagaggctggagggagtgaAGGTCACCATCCCTGGTGGTGGCCTCTCACAGCGCCCCCTAGGGCCCAGCAG TGAGCTGAATGAGCCTGATGAGGGGATGGatctggaggaggaagatgagggctTCTCAGGCTGGCGTGGAGACGCTGGACAGGGGAACAGATGGGATGGACACATGCTGAGAGAC CATCAGAGGAAAGGAGGTCCGTTACGACCCAACACGGGTCCCCAGCGGAGAAACAACCGACCACCACATCGCAACCGCCCTGGACCAATGAGGCGACAGAACCGCAACGTCGACG GTGTCAACTGGTGA
- the zgc:112982 gene encoding BCLAF1 and THRAP3 family member 3 isoform X2 encodes MSRPKSPQYLHRTSPRRREGRGGRSQRFPWDDPDFDSQRVQVNLERVPWKEIPEDRRERFTEDIHPEARRRPPLSPDHHRPGHPPNLRLKEYHRRTLSPSHELGYAQCRRLSPKHKLDHEEGDGRGRDGFREDYGRFEGRDPSSHSPQRIPRERLPSVAMSHSHHPCDLKRDPSMGWRREDQIRGQGRSRERSPRESFHDQGRSQGRDRGGVEMHVPFEDRRREDLPREKSPHSDRYVRDSEFRERPRLLDRPLEGFEGGPGDHWGTQGSFVREPCPLIVEHDHGKMTSGGPPRREPAEDQRNRGPGRYRGSDRNIDYGREDPQHRVGSSQERFRKSNVSEEGRGHPVHEARRSPINPVARRSPINPVARRSPIRHNERRSPIRHNERRSPIRHNERRSPIRHNERRSPINHDGIRNPVYPESSSPMGVQLGRNGPMGQRDRGSQGHRGRGSLAQRGRGNLSRGGRMETGPSRNQPHPQTFPRGRSHSPQEHQRPGFRSRDPSWDVNPREEESDWVQKPPKVPRLEPGRPRGAGRPPLEGRMGPGLSRERDLNPRWNAHKKVGDARVLRPDAVEEETLTIKVDMNRTMGQNSKLCYSSDRQLSLDLVNVGRQRLDFLPMMEHSGTYRENSMHSGTFAQEIITLVHKVKEHYFRGDCVTLNERFSVPQKGGLRAEAKVEVEPERPTLNRRFNMNMNKMDPDVEPLFDAGHMQPAPRQRVVSDPGDLRHDLERRRQERLEGVKVTIPGGGLSQRPLGPSSELNEPDEGMDLEEEDEGFSGWRGDAGQGNRWDGHMLRDVGVRKR; translated from the exons ATGTCAAGACCAAAATCGCCTCAATATCTTCacag AACGAGCCCCAGAAGACGTGAAGGCAGAGGAGGCCGTTCTCAGCGGTTTCCATGGGACGACCCTGACTTTGACTCCCAGAGGGTTCAGGTTAACCTCGAAAGGGTCCCCTGGAAGGAAATTCCAGAGGACCGAAGAGAGCGCTTCACGGAGGACATCCACCCTGAGGCCCGGAGAAGACCGCCTCTTTCCCCAGACCACCACCGGCCTGGGCATCCTCCTAACCTCCGTCTGAAGGAGTACCATCGCAGGACCCTCTCACCGTCTCACGAGCTGGGCTACGCCCAATGCAGGAGGCTCTCTCCTAAACACAAGCTCGACCACGAGGAAGGAGATGGTCGAGGAAGAGACGGATTCAGAGAAGACTACGGAAGGTTTGAAGGAAGGGATCCAAGTTCTCACTCTCCTCAGCGTATTCCCAGGGAGAGGTTGCCTTCTGTGGCCATGTCGCACTCGCACCATCCCTGTGACCTCAAGAGAGACCCGAGCATgggttggaggagagaggaccagaTCAGAGGGCAAGGGAGATCCAGGGAACGGAGCCCGAGGGAGAGTTTTCATGACCAAGGAAGAAGtcaggggagggacaggggaggggtagAAATGCATGTTCCATTTGAAGACAGGCGGAGAGAGGATCTGCCAAGAGAGAAGAGCCCACACTCAGACAG GTACGTGAGGGACTCAGAGTTTAGAGAGCGGCCCCGCTTGCTGGATCGGCCTTTAGAGGGTTTTGAAGGAGGCCCAGGGGACCACTGGGGCACCCAAGGAAGCTTTGTCAGGGAGCCATGCCCCCTTATTGTGGAACATGATCATGGCAAGATGACCAGTGGAGGTCCACCACGAAGGGAACCAGCAGAGGATCAGAGAAACCGAGGCCCAGGCCGTTACCGAGGCTCCGACAGGAACATTGACTATGGTCGAGAGGACCCGCAGCATCGGGTCGGATCATCGCAGGAGAGATTCAGAAAGTCCAATGTTAGTGAAGAGGGCAGAGGTCACCCCGTTCATGAGGCCAGGAGAAGCCCGATTAATCCCGTTGCCAGGAGAAGCCCGATTAATCCCGTTGCCAGGAGAAGCCCGATTCGTCACAATGAAAGGAGAAGCCCGATTCGTCACAATGAAAGGAGAAGCCCGATTCGTCACAATGAAAGGAGAAGCCCGATTCGTCACAATGAAAGGAGAAGCCCGATTAATCATGATGGCATAAGAAACCCTGTCTACCCTGAAAGTAGTAGCCCTATGGGTGTCCAACTTGGCAGAAATGGTCCAATGGGACAGCGGGACAGAGGTAGCCAAGGACACAGGGGCCGGGGAAGTCTGGctcagaggggcagagggaacCTTTCACGGGGTGGAAGGATGGAAACGGGCCCCTCTAGGAACCAGCCCCACCCACAAACGTTCCCTCGTGGGCGATCACATTCCCCTCAGGAGCACCAAAGACCGGGTTTTCGATCCAGAGATCCATCCTGGGACGTCAATCCCAGAGAGGAGGAATCTGATTGGGTGCAGAAACCCCCAAAAGTACCTAGGTTGGAGCCAGGCAGGCCTAGAGGAGCAGGCCGGCCACCACTAGAAGGCAGGATGGGTCCTGGATTGTCAAGAGAGAGGGACCTCAACCCACGTTGGAATGCACACAAAAAAGTCGGCGATGCTAGAGTCCTCAGACCGGATGCCGTAGAGGAGGAAACGCTCACCATCAAAGTGGACATGAACCGAACCATGGGCCAGAACAG CAAACTGTGCTActcctcagacagacagctgtctCTGGACCTGGTCAACGTCGGCCGCCAGAGACTCGACTTCCTGCCCATGATGGAACATTCTGGAACATACCGAGAGAACTCCATGCACTCTGGAACCTTTGCCCAGGAGATCATCACACTTGTGCACAAAGTTAAGG AACACTATTTTAGAGGAGATTGTGTAACCCTCAATGAGCGCTTCTCCGTGCCCCAAAAGGGTGGTTTACGTGCAGAAGCGAAAGTTGAGGTTGAGCCAGAGAGGCCCACGCTGAACAG GCGTTTCAACATGAACATGAACAAGATGGACCCTGACGTTGAGCCTCTCTTCGACGCGGGCCACATGCAG ccCGCTCCGAGGCAGCGTGTGGTGAGTGACCCTGGGGACCTGAGGCAcgacctggagaggaggagacaggagaggctggagggagtgaAGGTCACCATCCCTGGTGGTGGCCTCTCACAGCGCCCCCTAGGGCCCAGCAG TGAGCTGAATGAGCCTGATGAGGGGATGGatctggaggaggaagatgagggctTCTCAGGCTGGCGTGGAGACGCTGGACAGGGGAACAGATGGGATGGACACATGCTGAGAGACGTGGGTGTTAGAAAAAGATAA